A single region of the bacterium genome encodes:
- the alaC gene encoding alanine transaminase has product MEEFFRIKRLPPYVFNIVNEHKYAARVRGEDIVDFGMGNPDLPTPQHIVDKLVAAVGDPRNHRYSVSRGIYKLRAAMADWYKRRYDVDLDPESEVVATIGSKEGISHLILAVTAPGDVVIVPDPCYPIHFYSAVIGNADVRSVPMEDDDDKFLERVERAVKAMWPRPKVLMLNYPNNPTTRVVDLSFFEKVVALAKEYDLFVVQDLAYADIVFDGYKAPSLLQVPGAKDIGVEIFTLSKSYNMPGWRVGFVVGNPRLVGALVRIKSYMDYGMFQPIQIASIIALNGPDDCVHQTVDVYRQRRDFLVNGLNRIGWEVETPRATMFLWAAIPEQYRDMGSLDFALMTLDKAKVAVSPGIGFGEGGDGYVRFALVENEHRTKQALKGLKTLFD; this is encoded by the coding sequence ATGGAAGAATTTTTTCGGATAAAAAGGTTGCCCCCCTACGTTTTCAATATCGTCAACGAGCACAAATACGCGGCTCGCGTTCGGGGGGAGGATATCGTGGATTTCGGCATGGGGAACCCCGACCTGCCCACCCCCCAGCACATCGTTGACAAGCTGGTGGCCGCTGTGGGAGACCCCCGGAACCACCGTTACTCGGTGTCCAGGGGGATCTACAAACTCCGCGCTGCCATGGCTGACTGGTACAAACGCAGGTACGACGTGGATCTGGATCCTGAAAGCGAAGTGGTGGCCACCATCGGGTCCAAGGAGGGTATCAGCCATCTGATCCTGGCCGTCACGGCACCCGGTGACGTGGTCATCGTCCCCGACCCATGCTACCCGATCCACTTTTACAGTGCCGTCATCGGGAACGCCGACGTGCGAAGCGTTCCGATGGAGGATGACGATGACAAGTTTCTCGAGAGGGTCGAAAGGGCAGTCAAGGCGATGTGGCCACGGCCCAAGGTCCTGATGCTGAACTACCCCAACAACCCGACTACGCGGGTAGTAGACCTGTCCTTCTTCGAGAAGGTGGTGGCACTTGCGAAGGAATACGACCTGTTCGTGGTCCAGGACCTGGCTTACGCGGACATTGTTTTCGACGGATATAAAGCCCCAAGCCTTCTCCAGGTCCCGGGCGCCAAGGATATCGGTGTCGAGATCTTCACCCTCTCGAAAAGCTACAACATGCCGGGCTGGCGGGTCGGTTTCGTCGTCGGCAATCCCAGGCTGGTGGGAGCACTGGTGCGGATCAAGAGCTACATGGATTACGGCATGTTCCAGCCCATCCAGATCGCGTCCATCATCGCTCTCAACGGCCCGGACGACTGTGTCCATCAAACGGTGGACGTATACCGCCAGCGCAGGGATTTCCTCGTGAACGGTCTCAACCGGATCGGATGGGAGGTGGAGACACCCAGGGCCACCATGTTCCTGTGGGCCGCCATCCCGGAACAATACAGGGATATGGGCAGCCTGGATTTTGCCCTCATGACACTCGATAAGGCCAAGGTGGCCGTTTCACCAGGTATCGGGTTCGGTGAAGGCGGGGACGGGTACGTCCGGTTCGCCCTCGTGGAGAACGAGCACAGGACCAAGCAGGCGTTAAAAGGTTTGAAAACTT